One Candidatus Rokuibacteriota bacterium DNA segment encodes these proteins:
- a CDS encoding acyl-CoA dehydrogenase family protein, whose protein sequence is MDFTFTDEQEELIRTLRVFVRKELAPHSARWDKSGEAPWDMWRRMGEMGLLGLRAPAAYGGQDGDLLTAGIVIENICRGDFSAGYPLQLNWLAEEIIGKNGTDEVKQRWLPPAVRGEAIIALALTEPSVGSDAANLVCRADKDGGDYVLTGEKSGITLGMVAQAAVVFAKTDSRAKARGVTAFLVPLAGPGVSRSPLRDMGSHAAVRAVLAFDHVRIPASHRLGKEGTGFYQVMQGFDYNRVLIALGCLGTAQASLDETMAYVKERKAFGKRLATFEGVSFPIAEAATHVDAARLLCYRALWLADHQQPYTKESAMVKWWGPRLSVETIHQCLLLHGHYGYTDELPFEQRMRDVIGLEIGDGTAEVMKVIVARELMGRESLPY, encoded by the coding sequence ATGGACTTCACCTTCACCGACGAGCAGGAAGAGCTGATCCGCACTCTCCGCGTCTTTGTCCGGAAGGAGCTGGCCCCGCACTCCGCCCGCTGGGACAAGAGCGGCGAGGCCCCCTGGGACATGTGGCGCCGAATGGGGGAGATGGGGCTCCTCGGGCTCCGGGCCCCGGCGGCCTACGGCGGACAGGACGGCGATCTCCTCACCGCCGGGATCGTCATCGAGAACATCTGCCGGGGCGACTTCTCCGCCGGGTACCCGCTGCAGCTCAACTGGCTGGCCGAGGAGATCATCGGGAAGAACGGGACCGACGAGGTGAAACAGCGCTGGCTGCCGCCGGCCGTCCGGGGGGAGGCGATCATCGCCCTGGCGCTCACCGAGCCCAGCGTCGGCTCGGACGCGGCCAACCTCGTCTGCCGCGCCGACAAGGACGGCGGCGACTACGTGCTCACGGGCGAGAAGTCCGGCATCACGCTGGGCATGGTGGCCCAGGCGGCCGTCGTCTTCGCCAAGACCGATTCCCGCGCGAAGGCCCGCGGCGTCACCGCCTTCCTCGTCCCGCTGGCCGGGCCGGGCGTCTCCCGCAGCCCCTTGCGCGACATGGGCTCGCATGCGGCGGTGCGCGCGGTGCTGGCCTTCGACCACGTGCGCATCCCGGCCTCTCACCGCCTGGGCAAGGAGGGCACGGGCTTCTACCAGGTGATGCAGGGCTTCGACTATAACCGCGTGCTCATCGCGCTCGGCTGCCTCGGCACCGCGCAGGCCTCCCTCGACGAGACCATGGCCTACGTGAAGGAGCGCAAGGCCTTCGGCAAGCGGCTGGCGACCTTCGAGGGCGTCTCCTTCCCCATCGCGGAAGCCGCGACCCACGTGGACGCCGCGCGGCTCCTCTGCTACCGGGCGCTCTGGCTCGCCGACCACCAGCAGCCCTACACCAAGGAATCGGCCATGGTGAAGTGGTGGGGGCCCCGCCTCTCGGTGGAGACGATCCACCAGTGCCTGCTGCTCCACGGCCATTACGGCTACACGGACGAGTTGCCCTTCGAGCAGCGCATGCGGGACGTGATCGGCCTGGAGATCGGCGACGGCACCGCCGAGGTGATGAAGGTCATCGTCGCCCGCGAGCTGATGGGACGGGAGTCGCTCCCCTACTGA